Proteins encoded by one window of Musa acuminata AAA Group cultivar baxijiao chromosome BXJ2-9, Cavendish_Baxijiao_AAA, whole genome shotgun sequence:
- the LOC103973808 gene encoding 1-aminocyclopropane-1-carboxylate synthase: MGLHVDEHSNYNVLSRIATSDGHGENSSYFDGWKAYDNDPFHPIDNPQGVIQMGLAENQLCLDLMQQWIKQNPQASICTGEGVSEFKGVANFQDYHGLPDFRKAIARFMGKARGGGATFDPERVVMSGGATGAQETIAFCLANPGEAFLIPTPYYPGFDRDFRWRTGVQLLPIQCHSFDNFKITEPALVTAYQRAQTANIRVKGILVTNPSNPLGTTLDRETLRTLVSFANEKRIHLVCDEIFSGTVFDKPTYVSVSEIVEEEPYYDRDLIHIVYSLSKDLGVPGFRVGVIYSYNDAVVSCARKMSSFGQVSTQTQHLLASMLGDDDFTTKFLAESRRRLSRRHKYFTAGLHRVDIKCLESNAGLFCWMNLTHLLNEATVEAELKLWRVIIKEVKLNISPGSSFHCSEPGWFRVCFANMDDNTMETALKRIRKFVSPGNHTAAAQAKKKNKRWDAALRLSLPRRFEELSIMTPRLMSPHSPLVQAAN, translated from the exons ATGGGGCTCCACGTTGATGAACACTCAAATTACAATGTCCTCTCCCGCATCGCAACGAGCGATGGCCACGGGGAGAACTCCTCATACTTCGATGGCTGGAAGGCCTACGATAATGATCCTTTCCACCCCATCGACAATCCTCAGGGGGTCATCCAAATGGGACTTGCAGAAAACCAG CTCTGCCTGGACTTGATGCAGCAGTGGATCAAGCAGAACCCACAGGCTTCCATTTGCACCGGCGAGGGCGTTTCCGAGTTTAAGGGCGTCGCGAACTTCCAAGACTACCACGGCCTGCCAGACTTCCGAAAG GCGATTGCTAGGTTCATGGGGAAAGCGAGAGGAGGAGGAGCTACGTTCGACCCGGAGCGCGTTGTAATGAGCGGCGGAGCCACCGGAGCTCAGGAAACCATCGCATTTTGTCTAGCGAATCCTGGCGAGGCCTTCCTGATTCCAACGCCATATTATCCAGG CTTCGATCGAGACTTTCGGTGGAGAACTGGAGTTCAACTCCTCCCTATTCAGTGCCACAGCTTCGACAACTTCAAGATCACCGAACCCGCGCTAGTTACTGCCTATCAAAGGGCACAAACAGCTAACATCAGGGTTAAAGGAATCCTGGTAACCAACCCTTCAAACCCTCTGGGTACAACCTTGGACAGAGAGACACTGAGAACCTTAGTGAGCTTCGCCAACGAGAAACGGATCCACTTGGTGTGCGACGAGATATTCTCGGGCACCGTCTTCGACAAGCCTACCTACGTCAGCGTCTCCGAGATCGTGGAAGAGGAACCATACTACGACAGGGACCTAATTCACATCGTCTACAGTCTGTCCAAGGATCTCGGCGTCCCTGGATTCCGCGTGGGTGTCATTTACTCGTACAATGATGCAGTGGTCAGCTGTGCTCGGAAGATGTCCAGCTTTGGACAGGTCTCGACTCAAACGCAGCACCTACTGGCTTCCATGCTGGGAGATGATGACTTCACAACCAAATTTTTGGCGGAGAGCAGGAGGAGATTGTCGCGCAGGCACAAATATTTTACTGCTGGCCTCCACAGAGTTGATATCAAATGTTTGGAGAGCAATGCGGGGCTATTCTGCTGGATGAACTTGACGCATCTGCTAAACGAAGCCACGGTGGAGGCGGAACTCAAGCTGTGGCGAGTGATAATTAAGGAGGTGAAGCTCAACATTTCACCGGGGTCTTCGTTCCACTGCTCTGAGCCGGGGTGGTTCAGGGTGTGCTTCGCCAACATGGACGATAACACCATGGAAACCGCATTGAAGAGGATCAGGAAGTTTGTGTCCCCCGGGAATCACACTGCGGCTGCGCAagccaagaagaagaacaagaggtGGGACGCGGCGCTCCGCCTAAGTTTGCCTCGTCGGTTCGAGGAACTGAGCATCATGACACCTCGCCTCATGTCTCCTCACTCGCCCCTTGTTCAGGCCGCCAACTGA